The following proteins are encoded in a genomic region of Acidobacteriota bacterium:
- a CDS encoding PLDc N-terminal domain-containing protein, translating into MLGIVGWLIYVIGLIWMVVTAVQTGKDTSEKAIWGLVCFFCSPLGSIIFFIVKRQGLIPLIMMIAGFIVMIAGGGFSFNYNMGQ; encoded by the coding sequence ATGCTTGGAATAGTTGGCTGGCTGATTTACGTAATAGGGCTTATTTGGATGGTGGTCACTGCCGTTCAGACGGGTAAGGACACCTCAGAAAAGGCTATTTGGGGCCTTGTCTGCTTTTTTTGTAGTCCGTTAGGTTCAATAATTTTCTTCATCGTCAAAAGGCAAGGATTGATCCCGCTTATTATGATGATCGCTGGATTTATTGTGATGATCGCCGGCGGCGGCTTTAGCTTTAACTACAACATGGGACAGTGA
- a CDS encoding VanZ family protein: MAFVPLLIWIALIFFLSSSQGSVSQTSFIIRPILLFLFPDAPEQTIQNYHAYIRKAAHFSEYAVLAFLAARAFGAVLSDRVRNQKYLIAFLAVLAIAGIDELNQSLNILRTGSLQDVILDISGGFTMLLIVWLNSRWNRKKAVRE; the protein is encoded by the coding sequence ATGGCATTCGTGCCGCTTCTTATTTGGATCGCATTGATCTTTTTCCTTTCAAGCAGCCAGGGCTCGGTGTCGCAAACATCGTTCATCATTCGGCCGATCTTGCTATTTTTGTTTCCCGACGCGCCTGAACAGACAATACAAAACTATCACGCTTATATTCGAAAGGCCGCCCACTTTAGCGAGTATGCCGTACTGGCCTTCTTAGCCGCGAGAGCATTCGGGGCCGTCTTATCTGATCGTGTTAGAAATCAAAAGTATTTGATCGCATTTTTAGCAGTGTTAGCGATCGCTGGAATCGACGAGTTGAACCAGAGCTTGAATATACTGCGTACCGGTTCACTTCAAGACGTAATCTTGGATATTTCCGGTGGATTCACGATGCTGTTGATCGTTTGGCTCAACAGCAGATGGAATCGGAAAAAAGCTGTTCGCGAATAA
- a CDS encoding SPFH domain-containing protein, with protein MSIIDRIKQEALNQFIEVIEWLDPSQDTLLYRFPVAGQEIKNGAQLIVRESQAAVFVFEGQVADVFTPGRYEIDGGNTPILSKLGAWKYGFNSPFKSEVYFVNTKQFTDMKWGTSNPVMLRDADFGIVRLRAFGAYSLRVADPAEFIRQIAGTNAHFQTEDIDGQLKRAIVTEFSDALGELKIPALDLAAQYKEIGEQIRGKINEDFSGYGLEVTKFYVENVSLPPEVEAAMDKRASMGALGDAQTYMQFQAADALRDAAQNEGGGAGLGAGLGAGFAVGGQMANAFGGQVGGAQPPAAATVPCPSCGKANAAGVKFCSDCGGKMEVAKVPCVKCGAELREGAKFCSECGSTQEKAKCGSCQFELAAGAKFCPECGTKTEAA; from the coding sequence ATGAGCATCATTGACAGGATCAAACAAGAGGCATTGAACCAATTTATTGAGGTTATTGAATGGCTCGACCCTTCGCAGGACACGCTGCTTTATAGATTTCCGGTGGCCGGACAAGAGATCAAGAACGGAGCCCAGTTGATAGTTCGCGAATCGCAGGCTGCGGTCTTTGTGTTTGAGGGCCAGGTTGCCGACGTATTTACGCCGGGCAGATACGAGATCGATGGCGGCAATACGCCGATACTCTCAAAGTTGGGTGCGTGGAAATACGGATTCAACTCGCCGTTCAAATCCGAGGTCTATTTTGTTAATACCAAACAGTTTACGGACATGAAGTGGGGAACCTCCAACCCCGTAATGCTCCGCGATGCCGATTTTGGGATAGTTCGTCTGCGTGCGTTTGGTGCTTACAGCTTACGTGTGGCCGATCCTGCCGAGTTCATTCGGCAGATCGCGGGAACTAACGCCCATTTTCAAACTGAGGACATCGACGGCCAGCTCAAACGGGCGATCGTCACCGAGTTTTCTGACGCTCTTGGCGAACTCAAAATTCCCGCCCTCGATCTCGCTGCTCAGTACAAAGAGATCGGCGAACAGATCCGGGGCAAGATCAACGAAGATTTTTCGGGATACGGCCTTGAGGTGACTAAGTTTTACGTCGAGAATGTTAGCCTGCCGCCCGAAGTCGAAGCGGCGATGGACAAACGTGCTTCGATGGGTGCTCTCGGCGATGCTCAGACATATATGCAGTTTCAGGCCGCAGACGCCTTGCGTGACGCCGCTCAGAATGAAGGCGGCGGAGCCGGCCTTGGTGCCGGCCTTGGTGCCGGATTTGCGGTCGGCGGCCAGATGGCGAATGCATTTGGCGGCCAGGTCGGCGGTGCCCAGCCACCGGCAGCCGCGACGGTTCCATGTCCAAGCTGCGGCAAAGCAAATGCCGCAGGCGTTAAATTCTGCTCCGATTGCGGCGGCAAAATGGAAGTAGCCAAGGTGCCCTGCGTAAAGTGCGGGGCCGAGCTTCGCGAAGGTGCAAAGTTCTGCTCCGAATGCGGTTCGACACAGGAAAAGGCTAAGTGCGGCAGCTGCCAATTCGAGCTTGCCGCCGGAGCTAAATTCTGCCCCGAATGCGGAACTAAGACCGAGGCGGCATAG
- a CDS encoding Trm112 family protein — protein sequence MAISPELLEILRCPKCKSEVKIDDAATRLKCVNPECSLVYPIRDEIPVMLIDEATVEK from the coding sequence ATGGCAATCAGCCCGGAACTTTTAGAGATACTTCGATGTCCGAAGTGCAAATCAGAGGTCAAGATCGACGACGCGGCGACGCGTTTGAAATGTGTAAACCCCGAATGCTCATTGGTTTATCCGATCCGTGACGAGATCCCGGTCATGCTCATCGACGAAGCCACTGTCGAAAAGTAA
- a CDS encoding glycosyltransferase family 9 protein, which yields MARSDIDWGQVKRILVVRLRSIGDTVLSTPSLIALRRFIPNAEIDILLEDWVAPLLDGFEGVRVITVGDRNSAKLKTANYLLGRRYDIAINLHGGTTSSFLTKATRAKHRIGLSHYRYKRFYNHLYSSAADFWHRDILHSAEQQLAVLGFAGVPVDDCPKSHLAVTQDAIERLDRRLADCASRTTYSALALVHPTAAFATKQWSNVNFARTSEFLAEKGLNVIAVAAKHESKVLRDLKSLTKIPITTFDDLSLPEITALASRSSVFVGNDSGIAHIAAAVGTPTVVVFGSSNRNHWRPWTDAPNEIVFEPFACQPCPGRICAEFGEPKCILNVTPSAVFTALERVLAAAKI from the coding sequence ATGGCAAGATCGGATATCGATTGGGGTCAGGTCAAACGTATCCTGGTCGTTCGCCTTCGCTCGATCGGTGATACGGTTCTCTCGACACCGTCGCTCATCGCTCTAAGAAGATTTATCCCAAATGCCGAGATCGATATTCTTCTCGAAGATTGGGTGGCTCCGCTTCTGGACGGTTTCGAAGGCGTTAGGGTTATCACCGTCGGCGATCGTAATTCCGCTAAACTTAAGACTGCCAACTATTTACTCGGCCGCAGATACGACATCGCAATAAATCTCCACGGCGGCACGACCAGTTCATTTCTGACAAAGGCAACTCGTGCAAAACACCGGATCGGACTATCGCATTACCGATACAAACGCTTTTATAACCATCTCTACTCGTCCGCTGCCGATTTTTGGCATCGCGACATTCTTCATTCCGCCGAACAGCAGCTCGCAGTTCTCGGTTTCGCCGGCGTACCTGTTGACGATTGCCCAAAGAGCCACTTGGCGGTAACTCAGGATGCAATAGAAAGACTTGACCGCCGACTTGCCGACTGTGCATCCCGGACCACTTACTCTGCTCTCGCATTAGTGCACCCGACGGCCGCTTTCGCTACAAAACAATGGTCTAATGTTAATTTTGCCCGAACGTCGGAATTCCTTGCAGAAAAAGGCCTGAATGTTATTGCAGTTGCGGCAAAGCACGAATCAAAGGTCTTACGAGATCTGAAATCTTTAACCAAAATACCGATAACAACCTTTGACGACCTTTCCCTCCCTGAAATCACTGCTCTCGCGTCAAGATCAAGTGTTTTCGTAGGCAATGATTCCGGTATTGCCCATATCGCGGCCGCGGTCGGCACACCAACGGTTGTGGTCTTTGGCTCGTCAAACCGCAACCACTGGCGTCCGTGGACCGATGCTCCAAACGAGATCGTATTCGAACCGTTTGCTTGCCAGCCGTGCCCCGGCCGTATCTGTGCCGAATTCGGCGAGCCTAAGTGCATCCTTAACGTGACGCCAAGCGCCGTGTTTACGGCGCTTGAGCGCGTTTTGGCAGCCGCCAAAATTTGA
- the ffh gene encoding signal recognition particle protein — protein sequence MFESLSDKLKKSLKNLRGQGKLTPEHVDAALREIRMALLEADVNYKVAKDFVDAVRVKAEGQEVWQDLKPHEQVVKIVYDELAELMGGTSSRLVFTKQTPNVVMIVGLQGSGKTTSTGKISRWLADNQERKPLLVSVDVYRPAAREQLKVVANAVNVAVYEAKETNDPMTIVRGAMKYSVEMGFDTLMIDTAGRLHIDDDLMVELEQIKAETKPVEVLFVADAMTGQDAVRSAEVFHERVGITGVVLTKMDGDARGGAALSIKQVIGQPVKFVGVGEKYDAIEPFYPDRIAQRILGMGDVLSLIEEVQGKIDEKDAQEQLRKMTSNQFTLEDFRNQLGQFKKLGSMSKLMKMLPEQMTGGMQITDEQSAVVDHQMQRTEAIIGSMTKQERNNHKVIDASRKTRIANGSGSTIAEVNQLIRQYEQMKKMMAKMSSGGMFGGLGKKMMGGLAGGLGGLLGGGGDMGLGDDDFGGGNGNGNESLSQRIKKKKRHKKRR from the coding sequence ATGTTCGAATCGTTATCCGATAAGCTCAAGAAATCGCTGAAAAATCTGCGCGGCCAGGGTAAGTTGACCCCTGAGCACGTAGATGCTGCGTTGCGTGAGATACGGATGGCTTTGCTTGAGGCAGACGTAAATTACAAAGTCGCCAAGGATTTTGTCGATGCGGTTCGCGTAAAAGCTGAGGGACAGGAGGTCTGGCAGGATCTAAAGCCCCACGAACAGGTCGTCAAGATAGTCTATGACGAACTTGCCGAGTTGATGGGCGGAACGTCGTCGCGGCTTGTTTTCACAAAGCAAACACCGAACGTCGTAATGATCGTCGGCCTTCAGGGATCGGGTAAAACCACCTCGACCGGCAAGATCTCACGCTGGCTCGCTGACAATCAGGAACGTAAGCCTTTGCTCGTCTCTGTCGACGTTTATCGTCCGGCTGCGCGTGAGCAATTAAAAGTTGTTGCCAATGCTGTAAACGTTGCTGTTTACGAAGCGAAAGAGACCAACGATCCGATGACCATCGTTCGCGGAGCGATGAAATATTCGGTCGAAATGGGCTTTGACACGCTGATGATCGACACGGCCGGGCGTCTGCATATTGACGACGACCTTATGGTCGAGCTCGAACAGATCAAAGCCGAGACGAAGCCGGTCGAAGTTTTGTTTGTCGCCGATGCGATGACCGGACAGGATGCCGTTAGATCCGCCGAGGTTTTCCACGAACGTGTCGGTATCACCGGCGTTGTCTTGACAAAAATGGACGGCGACGCCCGGGGCGGTGCAGCACTTTCGATCAAACAGGTGATCGGCCAGCCGGTCAAGTTTGTAGGCGTCGGCGAAAAATACGACGCGATCGAGCCTTTTTATCCCGATCGTATTGCCCAGCGAATCCTCGGCATGGGCGATGTACTGTCGCTGATCGAGGAAGTTCAGGGCAAGATCGACGAGAAAGATGCGCAAGAGCAGCTGCGCAAAATGACGAGCAATCAGTTCACGCTCGAAGATTTTCGCAATCAGCTCGGACAATTCAAAAAGCTCGGCTCAATGTCAAAATTGATGAAGATGCTGCCCGAACAGATGACCGGCGGTATGCAGATCACGGACGAGCAATCGGCTGTCGTTGATCATCAAATGCAGCGGACCGAGGCGATCATCGGCTCGATGACAAAGCAGGAACGCAACAACCACAAGGTCATTGATGCAAGCCGCAAAACCCGGATCGCGAACGGCAGCGGTTCGACCATAGCCGAGGTCAATCAGCTTATTCGCCAGTATGAGCAGATGAAGAAAATGATGGCCAAAATGAGCAGCGGCGGAATGTTTGGCGGTCTGGGCAAGAAGATGATGGGCGGTCTCGCGGGCGGCCTTGGCGGATTACTTGGCGGCGGGGGCGACATGGGCCTCGGAGATGATGATTTTGGCGGCGGAAACGGAAACGGTAACGAATCGCTGTCGCAGCGAATAAAGAAGAAGAAAAGACACAAAAAGAGGAGATAG
- the rpsP gene encoding 30S ribosomal protein S16 — protein sequence MMLAISLMRMGAKGKPFYRLVVKEKRSKRDGKYLENVGTYNPMVDPAEVILKHDRINYWIGVGAQPTDTVKSLIKNNPAEVAEV from the coding sequence ATTATGTTAGCAATTAGTTTAATGAGAATGGGCGCTAAGGGTAAACCCTTTTACCGCCTCGTGGTAAAGGAAAAGCGTTCGAAGCGTGACGGGAAATATCTCGAAAACGTCGGAACCTATAACCCAATGGTCGATCCGGCCGAAGTGATCTTGAAACACGATCGCATCAACTATTGGATCGGTGTCGGTGCGCAGCCGACAGATACGGTCAAGAGCCTGATCAAGAACAATCCGGCTGAAGTCGCGGAAGTCTAG
- a CDS encoding KH domain-containing protein produces the protein MKEAVERIVTALVGEPDQVEVTENTDGKNVRIEVRVAGHDMGRIIGREGRTVKAIRSILFVAGQRHNKRFQLDLLED, from the coding sequence ATGAAAGAAGCTGTCGAAAGAATAGTCACGGCCCTGGTCGGCGAGCCCGACCAGGTCGAAGTAACTGAGAATACGGATGGTAAGAACGTGCGAATCGAAGTTCGCGTTGCCGGTCACGACATGGGTCGTATCATTGGCCGCGAAGGTCGAACCGTCAAAGCGATCCGAAGCATTCTTTTCGTCGCCGGCCAGCGTCATAACAAACGTTTTCAGCTAGACCTGCTCGAGGACTAA
- the rimM gene encoding 16S rRNA processing protein RimM, producing MDDLVAVAKIIKTRGLKGEVVCDILTDFPERFDDLDEVVAVMPDGRRSELKIEDHFFQNGRVILKIVGFDSIESGETLRGAEICVAETDVVELDQGEFFEWQLAGCVVETIDGTPVGEVIELMRTGGTELLVVKGDAKEYLIPFAEAICVEVDIENKLIRVDPPDGLLEF from the coding sequence ATGGATGATCTGGTCGCAGTTGCAAAGATAATAAAGACGCGCGGGTTAAAGGGCGAGGTCGTTTGCGACATTTTGACCGATTTTCCTGAGCGTTTTGACGATCTCGACGAAGTCGTCGCCGTTATGCCCGACGGCAGGCGAAGTGAATTGAAAATTGAAGATCACTTTTTTCAAAATGGCAGGGTCATCTTGAAAATTGTCGGTTTCGACTCGATCGAGAGCGGCGAGACACTTCGCGGAGCTGAGATCTGCGTGGCAGAGACGGACGTCGTTGAACTCGATCAAGGCGAATTCTTTGAATGGCAGCTCGCCGGATGTGTGGTGGAAACGATCGATGGAACGCCGGTCGGTGAGGTTATCGAACTGATGCGAACCGGTGGAACCGAATTGCTGGTTGTAAAAGGTGACGCAAAGGAATACTTGATACCTTTTGCCGAAGCGATCTGCGTCGAGGTCGATATTGAAAATAAGTTGATAAGAGTTGACCCGCCGGACGGACTTTTAGAATTTTAG
- the trmD gene encoding tRNA (guanosine(37)-N1)-methyltransferase TrmD has product MRINVLTIFPEFFDQVFDFGIIRRAKLAGIVEINVHDIREYSTDKHKMVDDRPFGGGDGMVLKCEPIFAAIENLIGTSDRDEYPKGTRVILLSPQGKPFKQADAQCFAEDAGHIVMICGRYEGVDERVNETLVTDEISIGDYVLSGGEPAAIVIADSIVRLLPNALGSDTSAVNDSFSDGLLDCPHYTRPPDFRGMLVPEVLLNGNHAEIEKWRSIKALEKTRANRSDLLTGENGEM; this is encoded by the coding sequence ATGCGAATAAATGTTCTAACAATTTTCCCCGAGTTCTTTGACCAAGTCTTTGATTTCGGGATCATTCGGCGGGCAAAGCTCGCTGGAATTGTTGAAATAAATGTCCACGATATTCGCGAATATTCGACGGACAAGCACAAAATGGTCGATGACCGGCCGTTTGGCGGCGGCGACGGAATGGTTCTAAAGTGTGAACCGATCTTTGCCGCAATTGAAAATTTGATCGGGACGAGCGATCGTGATGAGTACCCGAAAGGTACAAGAGTGATCTTGCTCTCGCCGCAGGGAAAGCCTTTCAAACAGGCTGACGCACAGTGTTTTGCGGAAGATGCGGGGCACATCGTAATGATCTGCGGCCGTTACGAGGGCGTCGATGAACGGGTGAATGAGACACTCGTGACCGACGAGATATCGATCGGCGACTACGTCCTTTCCGGCGGCGAACCGGCGGCGATCGTCATTGCGGACAGTATCGTCCGACTGTTGCCGAACGCTTTGGGCAGTGATACATCGGCAGTGAACGATTCGTTCTCGGACGGGCTGCTTGATTGCCCGCATTACACGCGGCCGCCGGATTTTAGGGGAATGTTGGTTCCCGAAGTTTTGTTGAACGGCAATCATGCCGAAATTGAAAAGTGGCGCTCTATTAAGGCGCTCGAAAAAACGCGAGCTAATCGCAGCGATCTATTAACAGGAGAAAATGGTGAAATGTGA
- the rplS gene encoding 50S ribosomal protein L19, translated as MNRLDSIEKAQLKDNIPAFQPGDTVRVHVRIKEGNKERLQAFEGICIARKHGGVRETVTVRKVSFGVGVERIFPLHATVIDHIDVIRRGKVRRAKLYYLRDLRGKAARIKERDTRAKKQQAS; from the coding sequence ATGAACAGACTAGACAGCATTGAAAAGGCACAATTAAAAGATAATATCCCGGCATTTCAGCCTGGTGATACGGTTCGCGTACACGTTCGCATCAAGGAAGGCAACAAGGAACGCCTTCAGGCATTTGAGGGCATCTGCATCGCCCGCAAACACGGCGGCGTTCGCGAAACCGTAACGGTCCGCAAAGTTAGTTTCGGCGTCGGCGTTGAGCGTATTTTCCCGCTTCACGCGACGGTCATCGATCACATTGACGTTATCCGTCGTGGTAAGGTCCGTCGTGCAAAGCTCTATTATCTACGCGATCTGCGTGGTAAAGCCGCACGTATCAAGGAACGCGACACACGCGCCAAAAAACAGCAGGCAAGCTAG
- a CDS encoding ribonuclease HII produces the protein MARVSLFPDLRITTIGIEFENQARSEGFHFIAGVDEVGRGCLAGPVVAAACILDLDKRLPKGLDDSKKLSEKRRNEIAEQLKQDCVAYAIGRIEADEIDRINILEATKNAMLSAIAQLDPAADFLLIDALGLKRSSLPQKAIIKGDSISASIAAASILAKTYRDDLMRAYDLEYPQYGFAGHKGYGAATHFAALREHGHCPLHRKSFRGVLPAIES, from the coding sequence ATGGCCCGCGTTTCTTTGTTCCCTGACCTTAGGATCACCACCATCGGGATCGAATTTGAGAACCAGGCTCGATCAGAGGGCTTTCATTTCATTGCCGGCGTCGACGAGGTTGGCCGAGGATGTCTTGCCGGACCGGTCGTTGCGGCGGCGTGTATTCTCGATCTCGACAAGCGGCTTCCCAAAGGCCTTGATGATTCAAAAAAGCTCTCCGAGAAGCGTCGGAATGAAATTGCCGAACAATTAAAGCAGGACTGCGTCGCCTATGCCATCGGCCGGATCGAAGCCGACGAGATCGACCGCATCAATATTCTTGAGGCAACAAAGAACGCGATGCTCTCTGCGATCGCCCAACTAGATCCGGCCGCCGATTTCTTACTCATCGATGCCCTCGGTCTAAAACGATCGTCACTACCGCAAAAGGCGATCATCAAAGGTGACTCGATCTCCGCTTCGATCGCTGCCGCCTCGATCCTTGCCAAGACATACCGCGACGATCTGATGAGAGCATACGACCTCGAATACCCGCAATACGGTTTTGCGGGCCACAAAGGTTACGGCGCCGCCACGCACTTCGCGGCCTTGCGCGAGCACGGCCATTGTCCATTACACCGAAAGTCATTTCGCGGCGTCCTTCCTGCGATCGAATCTTGA
- a CDS encoding MBL fold metallo-hydrolase, whose product MKFTVLGSGSTGNAVLISSERTNVLVDAGMSSREILRRLGEVGVDHNELDGVLITHEHGDHAGGLRVLMASVSCPVFISRPTADSYYATKAGGQNGDSESSKRQVALKDKTVEIESTREFRIGDIDFEPFSVPHDAADNFGFVANKDGVKVATLMDFGHITDLIKEKLNGCDAIVVESNHSRDMLRACSVYTWDLKQRIMSRTGHLSNEDLSDWLQSEFDGSARHIVLAHLSQRANDPHLARLTAETALQMRAPLFKAETKITLSHPKQPTDWIEF is encoded by the coding sequence ATGAAATTTACCGTCCTTGGCAGCGGCTCGACCGGAAACGCGGTACTGATCTCATCCGAACGTACGAACGTACTGGTCGATGCAGGGATGAGTTCGCGCGAGATATTGCGCCGTCTTGGCGAGGTCGGGGTCGATCATAACGAACTTGACGGCGTGCTGATCACCCACGAACACGGCGATCATGCCGGCGGTCTGCGTGTGTTGATGGCGTCGGTAAGTTGCCCGGTATTTATCTCACGGCCGACGGCGGATTCCTATTACGCGACAAAAGCCGGCGGGCAGAACGGCGACAGCGAATCATCAAAGCGACAGGTCGCACTCAAAGATAAAACTGTCGAGATCGAATCGACCCGCGAGTTTCGCATCGGTGACATCGATTTTGAACCGTTCAGCGTGCCGCATGATGCGGCTGATAACTTCGGGTTTGTCGCCAACAAAGACGGCGTGAAGGTGGCGACACTGATGGATTTTGGCCACATCACTGATCTGATAAAGGAAAAGCTAAATGGCTGTGATGCGATAGTGGTCGAATCAAATCACAGCCGCGATATGCTCAGAGCCTGCTCGGTTTACACTTGGGATCTGAAGCAGCGGATAATGTCCCGAACCGGCCATCTCTCGAACGAAGACCTTTCAGATTGGCTGCAGAGCGAATTTGACGGCTCCGCCAGGCACATCGTCCTTGCCCATCTTTCGCAGAGGGCAAATGACCCGCACCTCGCCCGTCTCACTGCGGAAACTGCCCTTCAAATGCGTGCACCGCTTTTCAAGGCCGAAACAAAGATCACGCTCTCGCACCCCAAGCAGCCGACCGATTGGATCGAATTCTGA
- a CDS encoding SDR family oxidoreductase — MKVTLITGASSGIGEAFARRLAADGHDLVLVARSEKALHELCDELMLKHKITAHYVVLDLTERDADVQLFEEMVRHAFEVDWLINNAGFGSVGDFATLDGKRELEMIDLNVRSLVAMTHRFIGPMRERGHGTIINVSSAAGFQPIPFMATYAATKAFVSSFSEAIAEENRPLGIRVMALCPGSTKTNFFAASNIDRPIQVKGQQTVEQVVDSALRGLKKGKMKVVSGFANQVGSMLGAHVPHKISSRAMSKALRPKYQKD, encoded by the coding sequence ATGAAAGTAACCCTGATCACCGGTGCATCAAGCGGCATCGGCGAAGCGTTTGCCCGAAGGCTCGCAGCCGACGGACACGATCTGGTACTTGTCGCCCGCAGTGAAAAGGCGCTTCACGAGCTGTGCGACGAGTTAATGCTGAAGCACAAGATCACAGCACATTATGTCGTGCTCGACCTGACCGAACGGGATGCGGACGTACAGCTGTTCGAAGAAATGGTCCGTCATGCATTTGAGGTCGATTGGCTGATCAACAACGCAGGATTTGGCTCGGTCGGCGATTTCGCGACGCTCGACGGCAAACGCGAACTTGAAATGATCGATCTCAATGTCCGTTCGCTGGTCGCGATGACACATCGATTCATTGGCCCTATGCGGGAGCGTGGTCATGGCACGATCATCAATGTTTCATCCGCAGCCGGATTTCAGCCGATCCCGTTCATGGCGACCTATGCCGCCACCAAGGCGTTTGTGTCCTCCTTTTCTGAGGCGATCGCTGAGGAGAACCGGCCGCTTGGAATCCGTGTAATGGCACTGTGTCCCGGCTCGACAAAGACCAACTTCTTCGCTGCGTCCAATATCGACCGTCCGATACAGGTGAAGGGACAACAAACTGTCGAGCAGGTCGTCGATTCGGCATTGCGCGGACTAAAGAAAGGTAAGATGAAAGTCGTTTCCGGTTTTGCTAATCAGGTTGGCTCAATGCTTGGAGCACACGTTCCGCACAAAATTTCGTCACGGGCAATGTCGAAAGCACTGCGGCCGAAGTATCAGAAGGATTAA
- a CDS encoding GNAT family N-acetyltransferase, whose protein sequence is MFETERLIIKKLEPEDLPWLIELRVPDAVNRYMGGPEMQNAEALAKRLPFYLDCHERFGFGFSTMTLRSTGEKIGTSGLQPLEESGEIEVGYNLAEKYWRQGFGYECAFAWLKYGFETAGLERIVAVCHPDNVGSWRIMEKCGMHYERSDEHYGMDCLFYAITRDEFLKPKHHDISIRLG, encoded by the coding sequence ATGTTCGAAACAGAACGCCTCATCATCAAAAAACTTGAGCCGGAAGATCTGCCGTGGCTGATCGAGCTGCGCGTGCCTGATGCGGTCAACCGGTATATGGGCGGGCCTGAAATGCAAAACGCCGAGGCTTTGGCAAAGCGTTTGCCGTTCTATCTCGATTGTCATGAAAGATTCGGCTTCGGCTTCAGCACGATGACGCTCAGATCCACGGGTGAAAAGATCGGGACCAGCGGCCTGCAGCCGCTCGAAGAATCAGGCGAGATCGAGGTCGGGTACAATTTGGCAGAAAAATATTGGCGGCAGGGATTTGGTTACGAGTGCGCATTTGCGTGGCTGAAATACGGATTTGAAACTGCCGGCCTCGAACGTATTGTGGCGGTCTGCCATCCTGATAACGTGGGTTCATGGCGGATCATGGAAAAATGCGGGATGCACTACGAACGGTCGGATGAGCACTACGGTATGGACTGCCTATTCTATGCGATAACGCGTGACGAATTTCTAAAGCCCAAACACCACGATATTTCGATCCGCCTCGGATAA
- the pdxH gene encoding pyridoxamine 5'-phosphate oxidase, producing the protein MDKTKLADIRQEYSREELSRKKAAADPFSQFETWMNEALAAEVNEPTAMTLSTVGSDNRPSSRVVLLKGFDADGFVFFTNYNSRKGRQLGENPFAAINFFWPELERQVNISGRTSKVSPEDSDEYFDSRPLTSRVGAWASDQSEKIDSRTVIMTKAAKLLVKYAIGHVPRPPHWGGFRLVPDRIEFWQGRPSRLHDRICYERNGDAWDISRLSP; encoded by the coding sequence ATGGACAAGACTAAGCTCGCAGACATACGTCAGGAATATTCGCGCGAGGAGCTTTCGCGGAAAAAGGCCGCTGCCGACCCATTTTCGCAATTCGAAACGTGGATGAACGAGGCCCTCGCCGCCGAGGTCAACGAACCGACAGCGATGACACTCTCAACGGTTGGGTCTGACAACCGGCCATCGTCGCGTGTTGTTCTGCTGAAAGGTTTCGATGCCGATGGTTTTGTCTTCTTTACAAATTACAACAGCCGAAAAGGCAGACAATTGGGAGAAAACCCTTTTGCTGCGATCAATTTCTTTTGGCCCGAACTCGAGAGACAGGTTAATATCAGCGGCCGAACGAGCAAGGTTTCGCCTGAGGACTCAGACGAATATTTTGATTCCCGGCCGCTGACAAGCCGCGTCGGAGCTTGGGCATCGGACCAAAGCGAAAAGATCGACTCCCGAACGGTCATTATGACAAAGGCCGCGAAACTGCTGGTAAAATACGCGATCGGCCATGTCCCAAGGCCTCCGCATTGGGGCGGCTTCAGACTTGTTCCCGATCGAATCGAATTCTGGCAAGGTCGACCGAGCCGTCTTCATGACCGCATTTGTTACGAGCGAAATGGCGATGCGTGGGATATCTCACGGCTATCTCCATAA